The genomic stretch TATTAATAGGCCATCGGTCTGGTGGCACTTCCGTAATCCCATCTACTCCGTTTTGTAAAAGTTCCCAGAAGGCTTCAGGGGTAGATGCGCCTCCTGGAACACGGCAACCCATTCCAATTATGGCGATCGCCTCAGATTGCTTTTGATTTTTGAGTCGATCAACTTCAGCCTCTAAGTTACTAATCTTGTCTAATGCCATTTGCATCAGTTGGGCATACTCTTGTTCCTGATTACTAATCATTTAAATACCTCCTAATTTGCTCCTAATTTTTCTGCGAGTTTTTTAGCAATCCTATCTATTTGAAGATTTTGCTTAAAATTAAGGTTAACTATATTATCGCTGTCATTCTCTTTATTATCTTCTAAAATCAGTAAATCTTTAGCCAAATAATTTACTATATCTTTAATTTTAGGGTAGTCCAAAGCTATAGTTGATGGAAGCGATCGCTTCAAGCTACTTTGCAACTTATTCCTCAACTCCACAGAAGTCAAAGAGTCCATACCCAAATCAAAAAACCCTGTTTCCAAAGCAATTGATTCAGGATGACTAATTCCCAACACATTAGCCACCTGACGACGCACATGAGCCACCAACAACAAGCGACGCTCACTAGCTGGTGTAGCCTCCAACTTTAACAGAAAATCTGACTTCGATGGTTCTGCCACCTCCAATATAGTTTCCTGCCAATCCGCCAAAAATGGCCACTGTGCCACTCTCTCCTGCCACCCTGACCACTCAATAGGCACTACCCCTACTTCCACATCCGAACCACTCATCAATAGCTCTAGAGACTCTAACACCTGAGCCGGAGATATTGCACCCATCCCCTGCTTACTTAACCTCACATCTGCACCCCGTTCGGCTGCCTCTCCTACTTGAGAAACGGCTCCCCAATGAATGCTCAATCCTGGTAATCCCATCCCGCGACGATAATGGGCTAACCCATCAAGAAACCCATTAGCTGCAGAATGATTTCCCTGACCAGGCGAACCCAACAGAGATGCTGCCGAAGAAAACAGCACAAAAAAGTCCAATGGTTGATTTTGAGTCAATTGATGCAAATGCCAAGCACCTTGCACTTTCGGTGCCATCACCTGCTCAAAACTAGACCAACTCTGGTTTTGTAGCACTCCATCTGATAACATTCCTGCTGAATGAATCACTCCTGCTAATGGTCGGTTTGACTCCTCAATCCTCTTCGATACCTCTATCATCAATTCAAAATCAGACACGTCGCCTTTTTCCACTACCACTTCGGCTCCTGCCATTTCTAACTCACTTATTTTTTTGCTAGCCTGATCGTCCGGAGCGCGTCTGGTTAGTAATACTAAATGTTTGGCTCCCTTTGACACCATCCAACTAGCTACCAGTAAGCCCAAACCTCCCATACCTCCTGTTATCAGGTAGCTAGCGTCCGAACGGAAACTTAAAGGCTTTTGAGTCGTAGCATCAGCAAGTTGTGTTTGAGTGACCACAATCTTGCCTATATGTTTGCCTTGTTGCATATAACGAAAGGCACTGATAACTTCCTCTATGGGAAATACCTTCACTGGTGGTGGTTGTAGTAAACCGTTGCTCAACTTATCTTTCAACCCTTGCAACATGGAATTGATTAATTCTGGTTGCTCTTGAGATTGGCGTACCAAGTCCACCACAAAATAAGATACATCCGGTCTGAATGCTGCTACTCGGCTTGAATCCCATACTCCTCGCTTGGCGATTTCCACAAACCGACCACTCTGAGTTACCACTGACATACTCTTGCTAATAAATTCCCCAGAAGTCAGAGAGTTGAGTACAATATCCACTCCTTGACCTTGAGTTATTTCCATCACCTGGTCAGCAAATTCTAATGTCCGGGAATTCATAATATGTTTAACACCCATATTTCGTAATGCTTCCCATTTGGGCGGACTTGCTGTAGCCAAAACCTCAGCTCCTGCTCGCTGTGCGATTTGAACTGCTGCCATTCCCGTACCTCCTGCTGCTGCATGAATAAGGATGCGATCGCCAGCCTGAATCTTGGCCACATGATGCAAAGCATAATAAGCTGTTAAAAAATTAGCTGGAATAGATGCTGCTTCTTCAAAGCTCAGATTTTCTGGCTTGATAACTACATAGGTAGCATCAACAGTTACATACTGACTAAAGCTGCCGTGAGCCATAGCCATAACTAAATCTCCCACATGAAAATCTGTGACTTCTGCTCCTATAGCTACTACTTCACCCGCACAATCTACTCCCATTACAGCCTCTTCTGGATAAATATCCAAGGCTATGAGAACGTCACGAAAATTCAATCCTGTTGCCTTAACTCTAATTTCTACTTCCCCTGCTCCTGGCGAACGTCTGGTAACTGGCTCCAGGATTAAGTTATCTAAACTACCCTTCTGGGAACTTCCTAGTTTGAATGGTTGTGATGGTACTAACTGTTGTGCCACTGGTTGCCGATGACGACTAGCCACCAACCGAGCTACATAACGACCATCTCCACGCCACGCTACCTGGTCTTCGGAATCCTCAGACCAAATTTCATTAAATAGTGCATCAGCTTGACCCTCTCTGGTCTCCTCTGGGTCTAAATCTATACGAGTACAGTTTAATTCTGGGTGCTCTAAGCTAATCACTTTCCCCATTCCCCACACCGAAGATTGAGCTACTCCTGGTATCACCGGATGATTTGACGGCACCGCTTGAGCACCACTTGTCACTAACCATAATCGAGGGACCATTGATAACCCTGCTTTCACCAATGATTGTACTAAAGATAGAGTTGTGCCACACCCTAGCTTAGACAAACTTTCTAACTCCTCAGAATTAATAGCTTGACCTACCCCTGCTTCAGTAGTCCAACATTGTACTACTCCAGATAATGATGGTGATTTCCCTGCTACTGTCTCTATTACTTCCTCAAAATCTTCAAGGTTGTTGGGATTAATAGTAAATTCTTCTGGAGCTATCTGTTGATATTTTTCTCCAGCAAACACTAAATTACAAATCTCTCCCACTGAGTTCAGTTGCCTTGCTAACTGTTTACCTATTCCCTGAGAGTCTGCTAGTATCAACCAACTCTTAGAACCATCATTCGTTTGTTCTAACTTGGTTTGAGAGCTTTGAGCTACAATTACTGTTTGCCCTGATAAGGTTTCTGCCATTCCCTCTACTTCTGGCATCGTGACTACTTCCGTAAAACCCGTTTCTCTCAACACCTTTTCCCATTGGTCTCTACTCAGCAAAGGATAGTCCGAGCGTAATTCATAATCACTGAATTTCCACCATCCTTCTAACAGCCCAAATACTAAATCTAACCATCGTTGAGCAGTTGTTACTTCTAACAACACTAACATTCCCCCATCTGCTAATAATTCTCGCACATGGGATAATGTCTGCTTCATACTTGTGGTGGCATGGAGCACATTGGCGGCAATAATTACATCATATTGATGAGCCTCAAATCCTTGGGTTGTCGGGTCTACTTCTATGTCTAATGTTTGATAGCTAATGAATTGATAATCCTGAAATTTATCTTGGGCTTTTGCTGTAAATAATGCCCCTATATCAGTGAATATATATTCGGTTTGCTGGGGATTTAGATGAGGCAGGATGTAGCTTGTTGTACCTCCTGTTCCCGCTCCGATTTCCAACAACCGTATTCCTCGGCTTTTGGGTAATTTTTCTATGGCCTTGGTGATGGATTTTTCTACTATTGTGTTCATCACTTTAGCTACTGTTGACTCTTCATAAAGTTGAGTCGCTGTGGTCAAATCTCCTTGGGGGAACACTAACTGTACTGGATCTATTGCTCCTCGTAATACCCCACTTAGTTTCGTTGCACAACGTTCCAGTAGTGTCAATGTTGCTGTTTCTTCTGGATATTGATTCTGTAAACTCTGGCTTTTTTCAGTAGGCTTGACTTGAGCTAAGGTTTGTTCCACTTGCCACTGCTGCTGATTATACTTGAGTATTCCCGACTCTGTTAATATTTGTAGCAGACGCCTAAACAGTGGTCGATGGGTGGGAACTATGCCTAATTTTTTGGCTGCTGCATCAAATTCAAAGCTTTCTGTTGGTTTGTATGACCAACCCATCTCCTGCAATGCTTGCACTATATAATCTACGCTTAATTCTTCTAAGCTTGTGTCAATAGACCCGGTTTTTTCCTGATCTACTTGAGTTATTAATTCTGTCAGAGTTGGAGCTAATTTTTGGGCAATTTCTACAGGAGGTATCAGGAAATCTGGAGGTAGTAGTCTACCTAATCTACCTTGGCTTCTCCACTCTACTTCATACAACCAATTTTCTATTGATTCGGTTTCTGTTCCTAGTAGGGTCTGTTTAGTTGCTAGTTTTAGTTGTATACCTTTGAGATTGGCAATTATTTCTCCTGAAGGAGTTACTATGGTGACCAGAGTAGTCAAGCTTTCTGGACTTTCCACTTCTGGATTGGTTAATGATGCGTATGCCCATAGACTCAGCCCGGGATTCTTATATACTTTGAATTGTTCTATTCCTACTGGCAGATAAGTTTTGTCACTATCTGTTGCTGGGAGTGCATGAGATATTACTTGCAAGGCTGCATCTAATAGTGCTGGATGGAAATTATAGTCGCTTGTTTGTGTTATCAATTCTTCGGGGAGTTTGATATAAGCTAGTGCTTGGTTTGAACCCGACCACAATTCTTGAATGCCTTGGAAGCTATTTCCGTAGTCTATCCCTACTTGTTGACATTTTTGATAATGTTGTTTGACTTCTATTGCTTGATTACATTCACTCTTGTATTTTTCTAGGTCAATT from Moorena sp. SIOASIH encodes the following:
- a CDS encoding beta-ketoacyl synthase N-terminal-like domain-containing protein produces the protein MISNQEQEYAQLMQMALDKISNLEAEVDRLKNQKQSEAIAIIGMGCRVPGGASTPEAFWELLQNGVDGITEVPPDRWPIN
- a CDS encoding type I polyketide synthase, coding for MKQQQENHLTAIIGMACRFPGADDYNQFWENLEAGVNSISEIPPQRWEVEKHYSPIPNQPNKTISKWGGLIEGIDQFDAQFFGISPREATRMDPQQRIMLELSWSCIEDAGYSPLELSGSQVGVFIGACNYDYDQLQHQNENIEGHTATGSYTCIIPNRISYFFNFHGPSVPIDTACSSSLVALHQAVNSIKEKECEIALVGGISVLCTPTSYISFSQLGMLSPNGQCKTFDSKADGYVRGEGAGVVLLKPLAKALSDGDRIYGVIKGSAINHGGKVRTLTSPNVYAQAQVLRAAYTKANVAPNTISYIETHGTGTPLGDPIEINGLKRSFKQLHQQYELPLTEKPYCGLGAVKTNIGHLEAAAGIAGVIKVLLAIKHKKNPKIANFKKLNPRIKLKDSPFYIVSETEEWQQLQTETGEIIPRRVGVSSFGFGGVNAHVVFEEPPEQIKSQKRVRNSEVSSECKTHSRESKVKSEDVLKRPLHIFKLSGQTEKAVRELAKKYETYLNSNTEVSIQDICFSGNTGRTDFAERLALVAKYKDELQEKLADFIQDNESNGVVIGKAESQENKIAFLFTGQGSQYVDMGRQLYETQPTFKKIIDQCNEILKKYLEIPLLEVIYSQKQKSSSSLLLDQTGYTQPALFAVEYALAKLWQSWGIKPTVVMGHSVGEYVAATVAGVFSLEDGLKLIAARGRLMQQLPPGGEMVAVMASEAKVKKFLTADGGKVAIAAINGPKSVVISGEATAVREIVSSLESEKIKTKQLQVSHAFHSPLMEPMLTEFEAVAKQVTYNQPKIPLISNVTGEEVGAEITTAEYWVGHVRQPVRFAQSMKTLYEQGYETFLEIGPKPILLGMGRQCVTEDVGEWLPSLRPGVDEWQQMLSSLGQLYVKGAKIDWSGFDKDYEHQKVALPTYPFQRERYWIETNNNFWYKQQLSTDQNLHPLLGQKLNCASEQQIFASEIGENSPNYLSNHRVFNQALFPTTGYLEIAIAAGNYQFQTPQIVIEDLTISRGWILPAGELTNAQTILTPTDSQSYKFQIFSQQEQLEWKLHTTGKIRKESTPPPQTKIDLEKYKSECNQAIEVKQHYQKCQQVGIDYGNSFQGIQELWSGSNQALAYIKLPEELITQTSDYNFHPALLDAALQVISHALPATDSDKTYLPVGIEQFKVYKNPGLSLWAYASLTNPEVESPESLTTLVTIVTPSGEIIANLKGIQLKLATKQTLLGTETESIENWLYEVEWRSQGRLGRLLPPDFLIPPVEIAQKLAPTLTELITQVDQEKTGSIDTSLEELSVDYIVQALQEMGWSYKPTESFEFDAAAKKLGIVPTHRPLFRRLLQILTESGILKYNQQQWQVEQTLAQVKPTEKSQSLQNQYPEETATLTLLERCATKLSGVLRGAIDPVQLVFPQGDLTTATQLYEESTVAKVMNTIVEKSITKAIEKLPKSRGIRLLEIGAGTGGTTSYILPHLNPQQTEYIFTDIGALFTAKAQDKFQDYQFISYQTLDIEVDPTTQGFEAHQYDVIIAANVLHATTSMKQTLSHVRELLADGGMLVLLEVTTAQRWLDLVFGLLEGWWKFSDYELRSDYPLLSRDQWEKVLRETGFTEVVTMPEVEGMAETLSGQTVIVAQSSQTKLEQTNDGSKSWLILADSQGIGKQLARQLNSVGEICNLVFAGEKYQQIAPEEFTINPNNLEDFEEVIETVAGKSPSLSGVVQCWTTEAGVGQAINSEELESLSKLGCGTTLSLVQSLVKAGLSMVPRLWLVTSGAQAVPSNHPVIPGVAQSSVWGMGKVISLEHPELNCTRIDLDPEETREGQADALFNEIWSEDSEDQVAWRGDGRYVARLVASRHRQPVAQQLVPSQPFKLGSSQKGSLDNLILEPVTRRSPGAGEVEIRVKATGLNFRDVLIALDIYPEEAVMGVDCAGEVVAIGAEVTDFHVGDLVMAMAHGSFSQYVTVDATYVVIKPENLSFEEAASIPANFLTAYYALHHVAKIQAGDRILIHAAAGGTGMAAVQIAQRAGAEVLATASPPKWEALRNMGVKHIMNSRTLEFADQVMEITQGQGVDIVLNSLTSGEFISKSMSVVTQSGRFVEIAKRGVWDSSRVAAFRPDVSYFVVDLVRQSQEQPELINSMLQGLKDKLSNGLLQPPPVKVFPIEEVISAFRYMQQGKHIGKIVVTQTQLADATTQKPLSFRSDASYLITGGMGGLGLLVASWMVSKGAKHLVLLTRRAPDDQASKKISELEMAGAEVVVEKGDVSDFELMIEVSKRIEESNRPLAGVIHSAGMLSDGVLQNQSWSSFEQVMAPKVQGAWHLHQLTQNQPLDFFVLFSSAASLLGSPGQGNHSAANGFLDGLAHYRRGMGLPGLSIHWGAVSQVGEAAERGADVRLSKQGMGAISPAQVLESLELLMSGSDVEVGVVPIEWSGWQERVAQWPFLADWQETILEVAEPSKSDFLLKLEATPASERRLLLVAHVRRQVANVLGISHPESIALETGFFDLGMDSLTSVELRNKLQSSLKRSLPSTIALDYPKIKDIVNYLAKDLLILEDNKENDSDNIVNLNFKQNLQIDRIAKKLAEKLGAN